The Pseudomonas sp. FP2309 genome has a window encoding:
- a CDS encoding trimeric intracellular cation channel family protein: MLLMLYLIAITAEAMTGALSAGRRGMDWFGVVLIACVTALGGGSVRDMLLGHYPLTWVKHPEYLVLTSVAALVTIFIAPLMRHLRSLFLALDAVGLVAFTLIGCMTALEMGHGMLVASVSGVITGVFGGILRDIFCNDIPLIFRRELYASVSFLAAWFYLLCLYLELPSEQAILLTLFSGFLLRLLAIRFHWEMPKFVYNDDVH, encoded by the coding sequence ATGCTGTTGATGCTCTACCTCATCGCCATCACCGCCGAAGCCATGACCGGGGCCCTGTCTGCGGGGCGTCGCGGCATGGACTGGTTTGGCGTGGTGTTGATTGCCTGCGTGACGGCACTGGGTGGCGGTTCGGTGCGCGATATGTTGTTGGGGCATTACCCGTTGACGTGGGTCAAGCACCCGGAATACCTGGTGCTGACCTCGGTCGCGGCGCTGGTGACGATCTTTATTGCGCCGCTGATGCGGCATCTGCGCTCGCTGTTCCTGGCGCTGGATGCGGTGGGTTTGGTGGCGTTCACCCTGATCGGCTGCATGACCGCCCTGGAAATGGGCCACGGCATGCTGGTGGCGTCGGTCAGCGGTGTGATCACCGGGGTGTTCGGCGGCATCCTGCGGGATATCTTCTGTAACGACATTCCGCTGATTTTCCGTCGTGAGCTGTATGCCAGCGTGTCGTTCCTCGCTGCGTGGTTCTACTTGCTGTGCCTTTATCTGGAGTTGCCCAGCGAGCAGGCGATTCTGCTGACGCTGTTCAGCGGCTTTCTATTGCGACTGCTGGCGATCCGCTTTCACTGGGAAATGCCCAAGTTCGTCTACAACGATGATGTGCACTAA
- the mutL gene encoding DNA mismatch repair endonuclease MutL produces MSESTLNNGSRIELLSPRLANQIAAGEVVERPASVIKELLENSIDSGAKRIDVDVEQGGVKLLRVRDDGSGISSDDLPLALARHATSKIRDLEDLERVMSLGFRGEALASISSVARLTLTSRTRSADQAWQVETEGRDMAPRVQPAAHPVGTSVEVRDLFFNTPARRKFLKTEKTEFDHLQEVIKRLALARFDVAFHLRHNGKTILSLHEAHDDAARARRVSAICGAGFLEQALPIEIERNGLRLWGWVGLPTFSRSQADLQYFFVNGRAVRDKLVAHAVRQAYRDVLFNGRHPTFVLFFEVDPAVVDVNVHPTKHEVRFRDGRMVHDFLYGTLHRALGDVRPDDQLAAPIVTAVVRPSGPEAGEFGPQGEMSLAGNLLQSPPPQPAYTAPGSGAGAGYQYQYTPRPQSAVPVAEARAAYREFFAPLPGAESGAAAALPEGGGDIPPLGYALAQLKGIYILAENAHGLVLVDMHAAHERIMYERLKIAMASEGLSGQPLLVPESLAVSQREADCAEEHHSVFQKLGFELQRLGPETLAIRQIPALLKQAEANRLVADVLADLMEYGTSDRIQAHINELLGTMACHGAIRANRRLALPEMNGLLRDMENTERSGQCNHGRPTWTQMGLDDLDKLFLRGR; encoded by the coding sequence ATGAGCGAATCAACCTTGAATAACGGGTCGCGCATTGAGCTGCTCAGTCCGCGCCTGGCCAACCAGATTGCCGCTGGCGAAGTTGTCGAGCGTCCTGCGTCGGTGATCAAGGAGCTGCTTGAAAACAGTATCGACTCCGGCGCCAAGCGCATTGATGTCGACGTGGAGCAGGGTGGCGTCAAGCTGCTGCGGGTGCGTGACGACGGCAGTGGCATATCCTCCGATGACCTGCCGCTGGCGCTGGCCCGCCATGCCACCAGCAAGATCCGCGACCTGGAAGACCTTGAACGGGTGATGAGCCTGGGCTTTCGCGGTGAGGCCCTGGCCTCCATCAGCTCCGTGGCCCGCCTGACCCTGACCTCACGCACCCGCAGCGCCGACCAGGCCTGGCAAGTGGAAACCGAAGGCCGCGACATGGCGCCTCGAGTTCAACCGGCGGCGCACCCTGTGGGTACGTCCGTAGAGGTGCGTGACCTGTTCTTCAACACCCCGGCGCGGCGCAAATTTCTCAAAACCGAAAAAACCGAATTCGATCACCTGCAGGAAGTGATCAAACGCCTGGCCCTTGCGCGTTTCGACGTGGCGTTTCACCTGCGCCATAACGGCAAGACCATTCTCAGCCTGCACGAAGCCCATGACGACGCGGCGCGCGCGCGGCGTGTGTCGGCGATCTGCGGCGCGGGCTTTTTGGAGCAGGCGCTGCCGATCGAGATCGAGCGCAATGGCCTGCGCTTGTGGGGCTGGGTCGGGTTGCCGACGTTCTCCCGTAGCCAGGCGGACTTGCAGTATTTCTTTGTGAACGGTCGCGCGGTGCGCGACAAGCTGGTGGCCCACGCGGTGCGCCAGGCGTATCGCGATGTGCTGTTCAATGGCCGGCATCCGACGTTTGTACTGTTTTTTGAAGTCGATCCGGCTGTGGTCGACGTGAATGTGCACCCGACCAAGCACGAAGTGCGCTTCCGCGACGGGCGCATGGTGCATGACTTCCTCTATGGCACCTTGCACCGCGCCCTGGGTGACGTGCGCCCAGATGACCAACTGGCGGCGCCGATCGTCACAGCGGTGGTGCGCCCGAGCGGCCCCGAGGCCGGTGAGTTTGGTCCTCAAGGCGAAATGAGCCTGGCGGGCAACTTGCTGCAATCGCCGCCTCCGCAGCCTGCGTATACGGCGCCGGGTTCCGGTGCGGGTGCGGGTTATCAATACCAATACACGCCGCGCCCGCAATCGGCGGTGCCGGTGGCCGAGGCCCGTGCGGCCTATCGCGAATTCTTTGCGCCATTGCCGGGGGCTGAGTCCGGCGCTGCCGCGGCCTTGCCGGAAGGCGGCGGTGATATTCCGCCGTTGGGTTATGCGCTGGCGCAACTCAAAGGCATCTATATCCTCGCCGAAAACGCCCATGGCCTGGTGTTGGTGGACATGCACGCCGCCCACGAGCGGATCATGTACGAACGCTTGAAGATCGCCATGGCCAGCGAAGGCCTCAGCGGCCAGCCGCTGCTGGTGCCGGAGTCCCTGGCGGTCAGCCAGCGTGAAGCCGACTGCGCCGAAGAGCACCACAGCGTGTTCCAGAAGCTGGGTTTCGAGCTGCAGCGGCTGGGTCCGGAAACCCTGGCGATCCGCCAGATTCCTGCGCTGCTCAAGCAAGCCGAAGCCAACCGGCTGGTGGCTGACGTGCTGGCAGACCTGATGGAATATGGCACCAGTGACCGTATCCAGGCGCACATCAACGAACTGCTCGGCACCATGGCCTGCCACGGCGCCATCCGCGCCAATCGTCGCCTGGCCTTGCCGGAAATGAATGGCCTGCTGCGCGACATGGAAAACACCGAGCGCAGCGGGCAATGCAACCATGGCCGACCGACCTGGACCCAAATGGGCCTGGACGATCTGGACAAACTGTTCTTGCGCGGCCGCTGA
- a CDS encoding NAD(P)H-hydrate dehydratase produces MPQTKHEITDVQSLLPGHLPQLPARSASAHKGQFGHLLVVGGDRGVGGAALLSAESALRAGAGMVSLATRIEHVPAALARLPEVMTVDVSSANQLMGLLEKISVIVIGPGLGEAAWGKSLLSLAANTKQPQVWDADALNQLAKGCVSLPAGSVITPHPGEAARLLGVSTAEVQADRLKVARALSQRFNAVAILKGAGSLIASPDGRVARCDQGHPAMATAGLGDVLAGLVGALLAQGMPAYEASCLAVWLHATAGERQGLSGRGLAASDLIPAIRQLLEEQSPCLK; encoded by the coding sequence ATGCCGCAGACAAAACACGAAATAACCGACGTTCAGTCGCTGTTGCCTGGCCATTTGCCACAACTGCCTGCACGTTCCGCCAGCGCCCACAAAGGTCAGTTCGGCCACCTGTTGGTCGTCGGCGGCGACCGCGGCGTGGGTGGCGCGGCGTTGCTGAGCGCCGAAAGTGCGTTGCGCGCGGGTGCGGGCATGGTGTCGCTGGCAACTCGTATTGAGCACGTGCCGGCGGCCTTGGCGCGTTTGCCGGAGGTCATGACTGTGGACGTGAGTTCGGCTAACCAGTTGATGGGCTTGCTGGAGAAGATTTCGGTCATCGTCATAGGTCCGGGCCTGGGCGAGGCCGCTTGGGGCAAAAGCCTGTTATCGCTTGCTGCCAATACGAAACAACCCCAGGTGTGGGATGCCGATGCCTTGAATCAGTTGGCCAAGGGCTGCGTGAGCCTTCCCGCCGGCAGCGTGATTACCCCGCACCCAGGCGAGGCTGCGCGACTGTTGGGGGTGTCGACAGCCGAAGTTCAGGCCGACCGCCTTAAGGTGGCGCGCGCGTTGAGCCAGAGATTCAACGCCGTCGCGATTCTCAAGGGAGCTGGCAGTTTGATTGCCAGCCCGGACGGGCGGGTCGCCCGCTGTGACCAGGGTCATCCGGCGATGGCGACGGCGGGTCTTGGCGATGTGCTGGCCGGCCTGGTGGGCGCGTTGCTGGCCCAGGGCATGCCGGCTTATGAGGCCAGTTGCCTGGCCGTGTGGTTGCACGCCACCGCCGGGGAGCGCCAGGGGCTCTCGGGGCGCGGCCTGGCTGCCAGTGATCTGATACCTGCCATTCGTCAATTGTTGGAGGAGCAGTCTCCGTGTCTGAAGTAA
- the tsaE gene encoding tRNA (adenosine(37)-N6)-threonylcarbamoyltransferase complex ATPase subunit type 1 TsaE gives MSEVILFLADEEAMVAFGNRIAQATKGKGLVFLEGDLGAGKTTLSRGIIRGLGHTGAVKSPTFTLVEPYEIDGVRAFHFDLYRLVDPEELEYMGIRDYFDEDALCLIEWPDKGTGFLPKPDLTITITPHETGRQLKLLPQSARGQSWCAALALEFK, from the coding sequence GTGTCTGAAGTAATCCTTTTTCTGGCCGATGAAGAAGCCATGGTGGCGTTTGGTAATCGTATTGCCCAGGCCACGAAAGGTAAGGGGCTGGTGTTTCTGGAGGGCGACCTTGGCGCCGGCAAGACCACGCTTTCGCGGGGGATTATTCGTGGGTTAGGCCATACAGGCGCGGTGAAAAGCCCCACGTTTACCTTAGTTGAACCCTACGAAATTGACGGCGTGCGCGCTTTTCACTTCGACCTCTATCGCTTGGTAGACCCTGAAGAGCTGGAGTACATGGGTATCCGTGATTACTTCGACGAAGACGCGCTGTGTTTGATCGAGTGGCCAGATAAAGGCACAGGCTTTTTGCCAAAGCCGGACCTGACCATTACCATTACGCCGCATGAAACAGGACGTCAGTTGAAGTTGTTGCCCCAGAGCGCGCGCGGCCAGTCGTGGTGCGCCGCTTTGGCATTGGAATTCAAATAA
- the motA gene encoding flagellar motor stator protein MotA — protein sequence MAKIIGIIVVFASVLGGYVLSHGKIAALVQPFEVLIIGGAALGAFLQANPGYMTMHVVKKSLAMFGSRFTHTFYLEVLGLVYEILNKSRREGMMAIEADIEDAAASPIFAKYPAVLKDERMTAYICDYLRIMSSGNMAPHELEGLFDMELFSLKEELEHPSHAVTGIADGMPGFGIVAAVLGIVVTMASLGEGDQAAIGMHVGAALVGTFFGILAAYGFFGPLATSLAHDAKEEINLYESIKASLVASASGMPPSLAVEFGRKVLYPKHRPSFAELEQAVRGR from the coding sequence ATGGCTAAAATTATCGGCATCATCGTCGTCTTCGCGAGCGTGCTCGGCGGGTACGTCCTGTCCCACGGTAAAATTGCGGCACTGGTCCAGCCTTTCGAGGTGTTGATTATTGGCGGTGCGGCACTGGGTGCCTTTTTGCAGGCCAACCCCGGCTACATGACCATGCACGTGGTCAAGAAGTCGTTGGCCATGTTTGGTTCGCGCTTCACCCACACTTTCTACCTGGAAGTGCTGGGCCTGGTGTACGAGATCCTCAACAAGAGCCGCCGCGAAGGCATGATGGCGATCGAGGCCGATATCGAAGACGCTGCTGCCAGCCCGATTTTCGCCAAGTACCCGGCCGTGCTCAAAGACGAGCGCATGACCGCCTACATCTGCGATTACCTGCGCATCATGTCCTCCGGCAACATGGCCCCTCACGAGCTGGAAGGCCTGTTCGACATGGAATTGTTCAGCCTCAAGGAAGAGCTGGAGCACCCGTCCCATGCCGTTACCGGTATCGCTGACGGCATGCCGGGTTTCGGTATCGTCGCGGCGGTACTGGGTATCGTGGTGACCATGGCTTCTCTGGGCGAAGGTGACCAGGCCGCGATCGGCATGCACGTAGGTGCGGCGCTGGTGGGTACCTTCTTCGGTATTCTCGCGGCGTACGGCTTCTTCGGCCCGCTGGCGACCTCCCTGGCCCACGATGCCAAGGAAGAAATCAACCTGTACGAGTCGATCAAGGCCAGCCTGGTGGCGTCCGCGTCCGGCATGCCGCCGTCGCTGGCAGTGGAATTTGGTCGCAAAGTGCTGTACCCCAAGCACCGCCCAAGTTTCGCCGAGCTGGAACAAGCGGTTCGCGGTCGCTAA
- the rsgA gene encoding small ribosomal subunit biogenesis GTPase RsgA, with protein sequence MAKRQLNRRQNWRIEKIQGERAARAAKRESSAVEALEGGDLGPEQTGLVIAHFGVQVEVEALEGELAGSVSRCHLRANLPALVTGDKVVWRAGNQGIGVIVAQLPRTTELRRPDSRGQLKPVAANVDMIVIVFAPLPEPHANLIDRYLVAAEHAGIRPLLLLNKFDLIDEQNAPALNALLAVYRTLGYPVLEVSAHHGNGMEQLQQQLDGRISVFVGQSGVGKSSLVNSLLPEVDTRVGPLSELSGQGTHTTTTARLFHFPGGGELIDSPGIREFGLGHVSRSDVEAGFIEFNDLIGTCRFRDCKHDREPGCALLKALEDGRVQQQRMNSYRSIIASLPESSY encoded by the coding sequence ATGGCCAAACGCCAGCTCAATCGTCGCCAAAACTGGCGCATCGAAAAGATTCAAGGTGAGCGCGCCGCACGCGCCGCCAAACGTGAGTCCTCCGCCGTGGAAGCGCTCGAGGGCGGCGACCTGGGCCCCGAGCAGACAGGCCTGGTGATCGCGCACTTTGGTGTGCAGGTCGAAGTCGAGGCGCTGGAAGGCGAGCTCGCCGGCTCCGTTTCCCGCTGCCACTTACGCGCCAACCTGCCTGCGCTGGTCACCGGCGACAAGGTGGTCTGGCGTGCCGGCAACCAGGGCATCGGCGTGATCGTCGCCCAGTTGCCGCGCACCACCGAACTGCGCCGCCCCGACAGCCGTGGCCAACTCAAGCCGGTCGCGGCCAACGTCGACATGATCGTGATCGTGTTCGCGCCGCTGCCCGAGCCCCATGCCAACTTGATCGACCGCTACCTGGTGGCGGCCGAGCATGCCGGCATTCGCCCGCTGTTGCTGCTGAACAAATTCGACTTGATCGACGAACAGAACGCGCCGGCGCTCAACGCGCTGCTGGCGGTCTACCGCACCCTGGGTTACCCAGTGCTGGAAGTCTCCGCCCATCACGGCAATGGCATGGAACAGCTGCAACAGCAGTTGGACGGGCGCATCAGCGTGTTTGTCGGCCAGTCCGGCGTGGGCAAGTCATCGCTGGTCAACAGCTTGCTGCCTGAGGTCGACACCCGTGTAGGCCCGCTGTCGGAGCTGTCCGGCCAGGGCACCCACACCACCACCACCGCACGGTTGTTCCACTTCCCAGGCGGCGGTGAGCTGATTGACTCCCCTGGTATTCGCGAATTCGGCCTGGGCCACGTGAGCCGCAGCGATGTGGAAGCGGGTTTCATCGAGTTCAACGACCTGATCGGCACGTGCCGCTTCCGCGACTGCAAACACGACCGCGAGCCGGGGTGTGCGTTGCTCAAGGCCCTGGAAGACGGCCGTGTGCAGCAGCAGCGGATGAACAGCTATCGGTCGATTATTGCGAGCTTGCCGGAGAGCAGTTACTAA
- the orn gene encoding oligoribonuclease, with translation MQNPQNLIWIDLEMTGLNPDTDVIIEMATIVTDSNLNTLAEGPVIAIHHSDAVLATMDEWNTRTHGNSGLTQRVRDSRISMAEAEAQTIAFLEKWVPKGKSPICGNSICQDRRFLYTHMKGLESYFHYRNLDVSTLKELAARWAPEVKDSFHKGSTHLALDDIRESIAELQHYRKHFIKA, from the coding sequence ATGCAAAACCCACAGAACCTGATTTGGATCGATCTGGAAATGACCGGTCTGAACCCCGACACCGATGTCATCATCGAGATGGCCACGATTGTCACCGACAGTAATCTCAATACTTTGGCCGAAGGTCCGGTGATCGCCATCCACCACAGCGATGCCGTGCTCGCCACCATGGATGAGTGGAACACCCGCACCCACGGCAACTCCGGCCTGACCCAGCGCGTACGCGACAGCCGCATCAGCATGGCCGAGGCCGAGGCCCAAACCATCGCCTTCCTGGAAAAATGGGTGCCCAAGGGCAAGTCGCCGATCTGCGGCAACAGCATTTGTCAGGATCGTCGCTTTCTCTATACCCACATGAAGGGGTTGGAGAGCTACTTCCACTACCGCAATCTGGACGTGTCCACGCTCAAAGAGCTGGCGGCGCGCTGGGCCCCGGAAGTCAAAGACAGCTTCCATAAAGGCAGCACTCACCTGGCATTGGACGATATCCGCGAGTCGATCGCCGAGCTGCAGCATTACCGCAAGCATTTCATCAAGGCATGA
- a CDS encoding N-acetylmuramoyl-L-alanine amidase, which yields MRFRALVAVVGVLLAAMTVNVLAASQVKSVRLWRAPDNTRLVFDLSGPVQHSVFTLTAPDRLVIDINGATLAAPLKVSTANTPITAMRSAQRTPTDLRVVIDLKKVVTPKSFSLAPNAQYGNRLVVDLFDNAADAAPPPAPTPSVATVPAVPVNPSQPQVKLPPPPPAPAGKRDIIVVIDAGHGGEDPGASGSRGQHEKDVVLAIARELQRQINGMKGYRAELTRTGDYFIPLRGRTEIARKKGADLFVSIHADAAPSTAAFGASVFALSDRGATSETARWLADSENRSDLIGGAGNVSLDDKDKMLAGVLLDLSMTASLTSSLNVGQKVLSNIGRVTSLHKQRVEQAGFMVLKSPDIPSILVETGFISNANEASKLASASHQQALARSISAGVRQFFQQNPPPGTYIAWLRDSGKIAQGPRDHRVQPGDTLAMLAVRFQVSAAALRNANNLKTDELKVGQVLTIPGTELAAQ from the coding sequence ATGCGCTTTCGCGCGTTGGTTGCTGTCGTAGGGGTGTTGCTTGCGGCAATGACTGTCAATGTTCTGGCTGCTTCACAGGTGAAAAGTGTGCGCCTGTGGCGAGCGCCGGATAACACGCGACTGGTGTTCGACCTGTCTGGCCCGGTCCAGCACAGCGTCTTTACCCTCACGGCGCCCGATCGCCTGGTGATCGATATCAACGGTGCGACCCTGGCCGCGCCGCTGAAGGTGTCCACCGCCAATACCCCGATCACTGCCATGCGCTCGGCCCAGCGCACGCCGACCGACCTGCGGGTGGTCATCGATCTGAAAAAGGTCGTGACCCCTAAGAGCTTCTCTCTGGCGCCAAACGCCCAATATGGCAATCGCCTGGTGGTCGACTTGTTCGACAACGCCGCTGATGCCGCTCCGCCGCCTGCGCCGACGCCGAGCGTGGCGACGGTGCCGGCCGTGCCGGTCAACCCGTCGCAGCCCCAGGTCAAGTTGCCACCACCGCCACCAGCCCCGGCCGGCAAACGCGACATCATCGTGGTGATCGACGCCGGCCACGGCGGTGAAGATCCGGGTGCCTCCGGCTCGCGCGGCCAGCATGAAAAAGACGTGGTATTGGCCATCGCCCGTGAGCTGCAACGCCAGATCAACGGCATGAAAGGCTACCGCGCGGAGCTGACCCGTACGGGTGACTACTTCATTCCGCTGCGCGGGCGTACCGAAATCGCCCGCAAGAAGGGCGCCGACCTGTTTGTCTCGATCCACGCCGATGCCGCACCGTCCACCGCTGCGTTCGGCGCCTCGGTGTTTGCCTTGTCTGATCGCGGTGCCACCTCCGAGACCGCTCGTTGGCTGGCCGACAGTGAAAACCGTTCCGACTTGATCGGCGGCGCCGGCAACGTGTCCCTCGATGACAAGGACAAGATGCTCGCCGGGGTACTGCTCGACCTGTCGATGACCGCCTCGCTGACCTCCAGCCTGAACGTGGGTCAAAAGGTGCTGAGCAACATCGGCCGTGTGACTTCGCTGCACAAACAGCGGGTGGAGCAGGCCGGGTTTATGGTGCTGAAGTCGCCTGACATCCCGTCGATCCTGGTGGAAACCGGGTTTATTTCCAACGCCAACGAAGCGTCCAAGCTCGCCAGTGCCAGTCACCAGCAGGCGTTGGCGCGCTCGATCAGCGCCGGTGTGCGCCAGTTCTTCCAGCAGAATCCACCGCCGGGCACCTACATCGCCTGGCTGCGTGACTCCGGCAAAATCGCCCAGGGCCCGCGTGACCATCGCGTACAGCCCGGTGACACGCTGGCGATGCTGGCGGTGCGTTTCCAGGTGTCGGCGGCAGCCTTGCGCAACGCCAATAACCTGAAGACCGATGAGCTGAAAGTGGGCCAGGTGTTGACTATCCCCGGCACTGAATTGGCGGCGCAGTAA
- the queG gene encoding tRNA epoxyqueuosine(34) reductase QueG: MPAITSDLPALAQSIKDWGRELGFQQVGISGLDLAEHEQHLQRWLDAGYHGEMDYMGAHGSKRSHPEELVPGTLRVVSLRMDYLPGDTQMAQLLAQPDKAYISRYALGRDYHKLIRKRVQQLADRIQAQIGPFGFRAFVDSAPVLEKAIAEKAGLGWIGKNTLVLNRKAGSYFFLSELFVDLPLPVDAPHSTEHCGRCTACLDICPTNAFIGPYVLDARRCISYLTIELKSAIPEDLRPLIGNRVFGCDDCQIVCPWNRFARPTTESDFKPRHNLDNAELAELFMWDEDKFLSSTEGSPLRRAGYERWLRNLAVGLGNAPSSIPVLEALKARRDYPSELVREHVEWALNRHATR; the protein is encoded by the coding sequence ATGCCTGCTATTACCTCCGATCTGCCCGCCCTCGCCCAATCGATCAAAGACTGGGGCCGCGAGCTGGGCTTTCAACAAGTCGGCATCAGCGGCCTGGACCTGGCTGAGCATGAACAGCATCTGCAACGCTGGCTCGACGCGGGCTACCACGGCGAGATGGACTACATGGGCGCCCATGGCAGCAAGCGCTCCCACCCCGAAGAGTTAGTGCCAGGCACACTGCGCGTGGTGTCGCTGCGCATGGATTATCTGCCAGGCGACACGCAAATGGCGCAGTTGCTGGCACAGCCGGATAAAGCCTACATCTCGCGCTACGCCCTGGGCCGCGACTACCACAAGCTGATCCGCAAGCGCGTGCAGCAACTGGCCGATCGCATACAAGCTCAGATCGGCCCGTTTGGCTTTCGTGCCTTTGTCGACAGCGCACCGGTCCTGGAAAAAGCCATTGCCGAGAAAGCGGGGCTGGGCTGGATCGGTAAAAACACCCTGGTGCTCAATCGCAAGGCCGGCAGTTACTTCTTTTTGAGCGAGCTGTTTGTCGACTTGCCGCTGCCGGTGGATGCTCCCCACAGCACCGAACACTGCGGCCGCTGCACCGCTTGCCTGGACATCTGCCCGACCAATGCCTTTATCGGCCCCTACGTGCTGGACGCCCGGCGCTGCATTTCATACCTGACCATCGAACTCAAGAGCGCGATCCCTGAAGACCTGCGCCCGCTGATCGGCAATCGGGTATTCGGCTGCGATGACTGTCAGATCGTTTGTCCGTGGAATCGTTTCGCTCGCCCCACCACCGAAAGCGATTTCAAACCACGGCATAACCTGGATAACGCTGAACTGGCCGAGTTGTTTATGTGGGATGAGGATAAATTTCTCAGCAGCACCGAAGGCTCCCCCCTGCGCCGCGCCGGTTACGAGCGTTGGCTGCGTAACCTGGCGGTGGGCCTGGGCAATGCGCCTTCGAGTATTCCGGTGCTGGAAGCCTTGAAGGCGCGCAGGGACTATCCATCGGAGTTGGTGCGCGAACACGTGGAATGGGCGCTGAACAGACACGCTACGCGTTAG
- the motB gene encoding flagellar motor protein MotB — MENNQPIIIKRVKRFAAGHHGGAWKIAFADFATAMMAFFLVLWLMSTATPEQKIAIAGYFKDPIGFSESGTPFVIDLGGSPQLAPERTINPEVKTEAPQEKIPIERDTVEAMAEQVEQERLELLLQELQNKVEENPQLLKFKDQISFEITPEGLRIQITDAANRPMFDSGSARLKPYFEDILLAMADTIKTVPNKISISGHTDAKPYAGQGDFGNWELSANRANAARRALVAGSYPDPQVARVVGFASSQLFDHKDPFNPANRRIDIVVLTKKAQRAIEGDQPPAQPTPGAGAPGEVPADPNAIPPGQEPLPAHELRQKLNLFDDGGVKDPTAPKAGS; from the coding sequence ATGGAAAACAACCAGCCGATAATCATCAAGCGCGTCAAGCGCTTCGCTGCGGGGCATCATGGCGGCGCCTGGAAAATCGCCTTCGCCGACTTTGCGACGGCGATGATGGCGTTCTTCCTGGTGTTGTGGCTGATGTCCACCGCCACGCCCGAACAGAAAATCGCCATCGCCGGTTACTTCAAAGACCCGATTGGCTTTTCCGAAAGCGGCACGCCTTTTGTGATCGACCTGGGCGGCTCGCCGCAGTTGGCGCCTGAGCGCACCATCAACCCCGAGGTCAAGACTGAAGCACCACAGGAAAAAATCCCGATCGAGCGCGACACGGTCGAGGCCATGGCCGAGCAGGTCGAGCAGGAACGCCTGGAATTGCTGCTGCAGGAGTTGCAGAACAAGGTCGAGGAGAACCCGCAGCTGCTCAAGTTCAAGGACCAGATTTCGTTCGAAATCACGCCCGAAGGCTTGCGCATCCAGATCACCGATGCCGCCAACCGGCCGATGTTCGACTCTGGCAGCGCGCGCTTGAAGCCGTACTTTGAAGACATCCTGCTGGCCATGGCCGACACCATCAAGACGGTGCCGAACAAGATCAGCATCAGTGGTCATACTGACGCCAAACCGTATGCAGGCCAGGGCGATTTCGGCAACTGGGAGCTGTCGGCCAACCGCGCCAACGCTGCACGCCGTGCACTGGTGGCCGGCAGCTACCCGGATCCGCAAGTCGCGCGGGTAGTGGGTTTTGCCTCATCGCAGTTGTTTGATCACAAAGACCCGTTCAACCCGGCCAACCGGCGCATCGACATTGTCGTGCTGACCAAAAAGGCCCAGCGCGCGATTGAAGGTGACCAGCCGCCAGCGCAACCGACCCCAGGTGCCGGTGCACCAGGCGAAGTGCCGGCCGACCCGAACGCGATCCCGCCGGGTCAGGAACCATTGCCGGCCCACGAACTGCGTCAGAAGTTGAATCTGTTTGATGATGGTGGGGTGAAAGACCCTACGGCACCTAAGGCGGGTTCCTAA